A part of Prevotella melaninogenica genomic DNA contains:
- a CDS encoding sugar 3,4-ketoisomerase, which produces MKETETSLGKIISLQKMVDPRGNLSIAEGMKDIPFNVSRVYWTYDVPSGASRGGHAHKHCREFIVAVSGSFTITLDNGVDKQSFLLNHPYQGLLVETDIWRTLDDFSSGAVCLVLAEDPFDENDYIRDYKEFLNYRGIRKE; this is translated from the coding sequence ATGAAAGAGACAGAGACTTCGTTAGGAAAGATAATCTCACTGCAGAAGATGGTTGATCCACGTGGCAACCTCTCAATAGCAGAGGGCATGAAAGACATTCCTTTCAATGTTTCTCGAGTTTATTGGACATACGACGTGCCATCAGGTGCCAGCCGTGGTGGTCATGCGCATAAACATTGTAGAGAATTCATTGTTGCGGTGAGTGGTTCCTTTACCATTACACTCGACAATGGAGTCGACAAGCAATCGTTCCTCTTGAATCATCCGTATCAAGGTCTCTTGGTTGAAACTGATATATGGCGCACCCTTGATGATTTCTCATCGGGTGCTGTATGCCTTGTATTAGCAGAAGACCCATTTGATGAGAACGATTATATTCGTGATTACAAAGAGTTT